The following proteins come from a genomic window of Haloplanus salinus:
- a CDS encoding VirB4 family type IV secretion system protein — MIKRFTQTFSNETTEESVERQPIDELSGDETRHALDYLALLDRETTTENIEWAAYQLQAEDVDLATPMETLKERGELDKRLIAPRVVQDYPKFQVRDDRISQVLTVTSFPRKVGLGWLVPLTLADVDLRLSLHVKPRAAKDVRRQLQKRYTQAVTSLSVKQKRGRTDTYQDELERQDLERLLRNTIRGTTKLYDVSIYLELVADTREDLDEMLDRVEAILAEQDVDLSPVKHQQLDAIGSVAPLASDTIDNTHPIQLEALGTFFNLVEPSIYDPEGVLFGFDDTKRPVILDRYALSGHSMAISGKTGSGKSYFRKLEIYRRLLADPNVQCILFDPAGDDYPRFAQSLGGEVIRFGGNYTVNPMDISPPADAEQENGDDTYALTIRSVIEMLHTHFDQRDGMSAGEEGILIQAAHYAYISKGIILGEFDTYARESPTLDDLIRGVNVIAAGGLEAAHEAGVIDGVELGQFQSYGVPNAEEAELGDEVGPLHGGRISITDTIVTPTDHHQELARSLQPKFESFKPGGINHNLNGQTNLDLSSRLVVMDMSSFADTGEMPLILHAMLSWAYLEAKQSPYKVDVTFDEAHYLLGRPAARDLINLYIRHARHYEAGLTLMSQTAHEFVRTNERREVYENCDVKCLFYAESVSEETADYYGFSTDEIRFIQTAARGQDSDYSECLLATSVHGRRRLEIRSGPFEHTVLDDKLDPWDWLAGVEGIDLAEGDGTPRGASFHEDLEMTDLPHVMNRDMDLQMAMEADHEDVHATELNDVVDADQEIDPDGGSDAVTNGHTTEEP, encoded by the coding sequence ATGATCAAACGATTCACTCAGACGTTTAGTAACGAGACGACGGAGGAGTCGGTCGAGCGGCAGCCGATCGACGAACTCTCGGGCGACGAAACGCGCCACGCACTCGATTACCTCGCGCTGCTCGACCGCGAGACCACCACCGAGAACATCGAGTGGGCGGCCTACCAGCTGCAGGCCGAGGACGTCGACCTCGCTACCCCGATGGAGACGCTGAAAGAGCGCGGCGAGCTCGACAAGCGGCTCATCGCTCCCCGTGTCGTCCAGGACTACCCGAAGTTCCAGGTGCGCGATGACCGCATCTCGCAAGTCCTCACCGTGACCTCGTTCCCGCGGAAGGTCGGTCTCGGTTGGCTGGTGCCGCTGACGCTCGCCGACGTCGACCTCCGACTTTCGCTTCACGTCAAACCGCGGGCCGCGAAAGACGTTCGCCGCCAGCTCCAGAAGCGGTACACGCAGGCCGTGACCTCGCTGTCGGTCAAACAGAAACGCGGCCGGACCGACACCTACCAAGACGAACTCGAACGGCAGGACCTCGAACGGCTCCTGCGGAACACCATCCGCGGGACGACCAAACTCTACGACGTTTCGATCTACCTCGAACTTGTCGCCGACACGCGGGAGGATCTCGACGAGATGCTCGACCGGGTGGAGGCCATCCTCGCCGAACAGGACGTCGACCTCAGCCCGGTCAAACACCAGCAACTCGACGCTATTGGATCGGTCGCCCCGCTCGCGAGCGACACCATCGACAACACCCACCCGATCCAGCTCGAAGCGCTGGGGACGTTTTTCAACCTCGTCGAACCCTCCATCTACGATCCCGAGGGTGTCCTGTTCGGGTTCGACGATACGAAGCGCCCGGTGATTCTCGACCGCTATGCGCTGTCGGGCCACTCGATGGCCATCTCGGGGAAGACGGGGTCGGGCAAGAGCTACTTCCGGAAGCTGGAGATCTACCGGCGACTGCTCGCGGACCCGAACGTCCAGTGCATCCTGTTCGATCCGGCAGGCGACGACTACCCACGGTTCGCACAGTCGCTCGGTGGCGAAGTGATCCGCTTCGGCGGGAACTACACCGTCAATCCGATGGATATCTCGCCGCCGGCGGACGCCGAACAGGAGAACGGCGACGACACGTACGCACTGACGATTCGGTCGGTCATCGAGATGCTGCACACCCACTTCGACCAGCGTGATGGGATGTCCGCCGGTGAGGAGGGCATTCTCATCCAAGCAGCACACTACGCCTACATCTCGAAGGGGATCATTCTCGGGGAATTCGACACCTACGCGCGGGAGTCGCCTACGCTCGACGATCTCATTCGTGGCGTCAACGTGATCGCTGCCGGCGGCCTCGAAGCCGCCCACGAGGCGGGCGTCATCGACGGAGTCGAACTCGGGCAGTTCCAGTCCTACGGCGTTCCGAACGCCGAAGAGGCGGAACTCGGTGACGAGGTGGGACCGCTCCACGGAGGGAGAATCTCGATCACGGATACGATCGTCACGCCGACCGACCATCACCAGGAACTCGCTCGGAGCCTCCAGCCGAAGTTCGAGTCGTTCAAACCGGGGGGTATCAACCACAACCTGAACGGCCAGACGAATCTCGATCTCTCCTCTCGACTGGTCGTGATGGACATGAGCTCGTTCGCCGACACCGGCGAGATGCCGCTCATCCTCCACGCGATGCTCTCGTGGGCCTACCTCGAGGCAAAGCAGTCACCCTACAAGGTGGACGTCACGTTCGACGAGGCGCACTACCTGCTCGGGCGGCCCGCAGCTCGGGATCTCATCAACCTGTACATCCGTCACGCGCGCCACTACGAGGCCGGGTTGACGCTGATGAGCCAGACGGCCCACGAGTTCGTCCGGACGAACGAGCGCCGCGAGGTCTACGAGAACTGTGACGTGAAGTGCCTGTTCTATGCCGAGTCGGTCTCCGAGGAGACGGCCGACTACTACGGCTTCTCGACCGACGAAATCCGATTCATCCAGACCGCAGCCCGTGGACAGGATTCGGACTACTCGGAGTGCCTGCTCGCGACCAGCGTCCACGGCCGACGCCGCCTCGAAATCCGAAGCGGCCCGTTCGAGCATACCGTCCTGGACGACAAGCTCGATCCGTGGGACTGGCTCGCCGGCGTCGAGGGAATCGACCTCGCCGAGGGTGACGGAACACCCAGGGGCGCGTCGTTCCACGAGGACCTCGAGATGACCGACCTCCCGCACGTGATGAACCGCGATATGGACCTTCAGATGGCGATGGAGGCCGATCACGAGGATGTCCACGCGACCGAGCTCAACGACGTCGTCGACGCCGACCAAGAGATCGATCCTGACGGAGGGTCGGACGCAGTCACGAACGGACACACGACGGAGGAACCGTGA
- a CDS encoding DUF7139 domain-containing protein: MTPENGAGAGGSTLDLLGFENVRDGGVIETPTAYTMLIEIEPREWLTLSEERRNSLYVSYMTFLRGLQFPTQFLTLTTRFNGDQYIEKFVGVDAPGTPTGQPTATVDDRDNADEPATDGGALVGTDSDRVTDSPLLEYGRIAHAEWLDRTIALANVRDRRFFVAVAVRKGEDEEAGRFDAITDALPFGGRAATVDDEDPYLDEVWARVQRVASQLPRTQVETTILDDRAEVLDILYQVYRGQEAPIRFEHGVFTQPDEDTLTDPATDEPLDLATAFEQADREAELANSEFDPEPRPESTGDLPYDGRVQEEYIDQVDNSRILAWYARTVGPIGRGKHYHSPLSVYAGVTLFATALLFAATALSAFLGSGQAVDVPHLLVREASFGLAAGSLPTFLLSLVVLLPSGHRSTAIGLAGVGATAVAVGLFEQAYPTKWTSTPTGTTALVVEVYAAGLFLLVVGVALALRARRSALDVIEGGVERPADAVVDEAHGGAEPPEGADV; this comes from the coding sequence GTGACCCCCGAGAACGGGGCGGGAGCTGGAGGATCGACGCTTGACCTCCTCGGCTTCGAAAACGTTCGTGACGGCGGTGTTATCGAGACCCCGACGGCATACACGATGTTGATCGAGATCGAGCCTCGCGAGTGGCTCACGCTCTCGGAAGAGCGCCGGAACAGCCTGTACGTCTCGTACATGACGTTCCTGCGGGGCCTGCAGTTCCCGACGCAGTTTCTAACGCTCACGACTCGGTTCAACGGCGACCAGTACATCGAGAAGTTTGTCGGGGTGGACGCGCCCGGTACACCGACCGGCCAGCCGACGGCGACCGTCGACGATCGAGACAACGCAGATGAACCAGCCACGGACGGCGGTGCGCTGGTCGGGACGGACAGCGACCGAGTGACCGACTCACCACTCCTCGAGTACGGCCGGATCGCTCACGCCGAGTGGCTGGATCGGACGATTGCGCTTGCGAACGTTCGCGACCGGCGGTTCTTCGTCGCCGTCGCAGTCAGGAAAGGCGAGGACGAAGAAGCGGGGCGCTTCGACGCAATCACTGATGCACTCCCCTTCGGAGGCCGCGCGGCGACTGTCGACGACGAAGATCCGTATCTCGACGAAGTCTGGGCCCGCGTCCAGCGGGTCGCCTCGCAGTTGCCGAGGACGCAGGTCGAGACAACCATCCTCGACGACCGCGCTGAGGTCCTCGACATTCTCTATCAGGTCTACCGAGGCCAGGAAGCCCCGATCAGATTCGAACACGGCGTCTTCACACAGCCGGATGAGGACACGCTGACCGATCCCGCGACCGACGAGCCGCTCGATCTGGCGACGGCGTTCGAGCAGGCCGACCGGGAGGCTGAACTCGCCAACTCGGAATTCGATCCCGAGCCTCGTCCCGAGTCGACAGGTGATCTGCCGTACGATGGTCGCGTTCAGGAGGAGTACATCGACCAAGTCGACAACTCCCGTATCCTCGCCTGGTACGCTCGCACGGTCGGTCCAATCGGACGCGGAAAGCACTACCACTCGCCACTATCGGTGTATGCCGGCGTGACGCTGTTCGCCACAGCGCTCCTGTTCGCAGCCACAGCCCTCAGTGCGTTCCTCGGAAGCGGTCAGGCTGTAGATGTCCCCCACTTGCTCGTGCGAGAGGCGTCGTTCGGGCTCGCAGCCGGAAGCCTTCCGACGTTCCTGCTGAGTCTGGTCGTCCTGCTCCCGTCGGGCCACAGGTCGACAGCTATCGGCCTCGCCGGCGTCGGTGCGACGGCCGTCGCCGTGGGCCTATTCGAGCAGGCGTATCCGACAAAGTGGACCAGCACGCCGACTGGGACGACGGCCCTCGTCGTCGAGGTGTACGCCGCAGGACTGTTCCTGCTTGTCGTTGGCGTTGCCCTCGCGCTCCGGGCCCGTCGCAGCGCACTCGACGTAATCGAGGGTGGGGTCGAGAGGCCCGCCGACGCGGTCGTCGACGAGGCTCACGGTGGGGCAGAGCCACCGGAGGGAGCCGATGTGTGA
- a CDS encoding Ig-like domain-containing protein produces MDIRVYDRPGRDVVSIDWTGEQGLAAGAAAWEDVEVQIGEKTMYVTAPWRFYSVSRNTHVEERTSGSTTAIEASHSYQGTYPAMLHYRMSPANVSVLADQPADQHIWWNRTYVVRNRSVPATPLPSSIVATQNTKPTYLYDQFAGVLKSTDQVTGESVTAEASDVWGLPVDTSASVTRYRESELTVTVNQSAGTAEVFLTSATGLPLPGRTITFDGAAVERVTTGADGRATVDVTGTIVRAHFAGDHWRDSRPTYYLDAHGYGVSQTAFVGGATGVLGYLSAAISNAVIFVEWLVFGIFALLWMRFMRESL; encoded by the coding sequence GTGGATATCCGAGTGTACGACCGGCCCGGCCGGGACGTGGTCTCGATCGACTGGACCGGCGAGCAAGGATTGGCCGCCGGCGCCGCAGCGTGGGAAGACGTCGAGGTGCAGATCGGCGAGAAGACGATGTACGTGACCGCTCCGTGGCGGTTCTATTCAGTTTCGCGGAATACCCACGTCGAGGAGCGGACGAGCGGTAGCACCACCGCAATCGAGGCGTCACACTCCTATCAGGGCACGTATCCCGCGATGCTTCACTACCGAATGAGCCCGGCGAATGTGAGCGTCCTCGCCGACCAGCCTGCCGATCAGCACATCTGGTGGAACCGAACGTACGTGGTCCGGAATCGGTCGGTCCCGGCGACGCCGCTCCCGAGTTCGATCGTCGCGACCCAGAACACGAAACCGACGTATCTCTACGACCAGTTCGCCGGCGTCCTGAAGAGCACCGACCAGGTGACCGGCGAGTCCGTCACGGCAGAGGCGAGTGACGTCTGGGGACTCCCCGTGGATACCTCGGCGAGTGTGACCCGCTATCGGGAATCCGAGCTCACCGTCACTGTCAACCAGTCTGCTGGAACGGCCGAGGTATTCCTCACGAGCGCGACCGGCCTTCCGCTTCCCGGGCGTACCATCACATTCGACGGGGCAGCCGTAGAGCGCGTCACAACTGGTGCGGATGGTCGGGCGACCGTCGACGTGACAGGGACGATCGTTCGAGCGCATTTCGCTGGTGACCACTGGCGCGACTCGCGTCCGACCTACTATCTCGACGCCCACGGATATGGCGTGTCACAGACGGCGTTCGTCGGTGGGGCGACCGGAGTACTCGGCTACCTAAGCGCGGCTATCTCGAACGCGGTCATCTTCGTGGAGTGGCTGGTCTTCGGGATTTTCGCGTTGCTGTGGATGCGATTCATGCGAGAATCTCTTTGA
- a CDS encoding ribonuclease J has protein sequence MEIEIATIGGYEEVGRQMTAVRAGDDIVVFDMGLNLSQVLVHDNLQTEEMHSLDLIDMGAIPDDRVMSDLDGDVQAIVPTHGHLDHIGAISKLAHRYDAPIVAAPFTLELVKEEIQDESKFLVENELIEMDAGETMPIGDRCELEFVNVTHSIINAINPVLHTPEGAIVYGLDKRMDHTPVIGDPIDMKRFREIGREGEGVLCYIEDCTNANKKGRTPSEAVAREQLHDVIQSLEDYDGGIVATTFSSHIARVTSLVEFAEEIGRQPVLLGRSMEKYSGTAERIGAASFPDDLGMYGHRKSVDRAFNRIMDEGKENFLPVVTGHQGEPRAMLTRMGRGETPYELDDGDKVIFSARVIPEPTNEGQRYQSEKLLGMQGARIYDDVHVSGHLRQEGHYEMLDALQPQHVIPAHQDMQGFSGYVDLASKQGYKLGRDLHVTSNGNILQLV, from the coding sequence ATGGAAATCGAAATCGCAACTATCGGTGGCTACGAGGAAGTCGGCCGCCAGATGACTGCCGTCCGTGCCGGCGACGACATCGTCGTCTTCGACATGGGCCTCAATCTCTCTCAAGTACTGGTTCACGACAACCTCCAGACGGAGGAGATGCATTCGCTCGACCTGATCGACATGGGCGCCATCCCGGACGACCGAGTGATGAGTGACCTCGATGGCGACGTGCAGGCCATCGTCCCGACGCACGGCCACCTCGATCACATCGGCGCCATCAGCAAACTGGCACACCGATACGACGCCCCTATCGTCGCTGCGCCCTTTACGCTCGAACTCGTCAAAGAGGAGATCCAAGACGAGAGCAAATTCCTCGTCGAGAACGAACTCATCGAGATGGACGCCGGCGAGACGATGCCCATCGGCGACCGGTGTGAACTCGAGTTCGTCAACGTCACGCACTCGATCATCAACGCGATCAATCCCGTCCTCCACACGCCCGAGGGAGCCATCGTCTACGGACTCGACAAGCGGATGGACCACACGCCGGTCATCGGCGATCCCATCGACATGAAGCGGTTTCGCGAGATCGGCCGCGAGGGGGAGGGTGTCCTCTGCTACATCGAGGATTGCACCAACGCGAACAAGAAGGGGCGAACACCGAGCGAAGCCGTCGCCCGAGAGCAACTCCACGACGTCATCCAGAGTCTCGAAGACTACGACGGCGGGATCGTCGCGACGACGTTCTCGAGCCACATCGCCCGCGTTACGAGCCTCGTCGAATTCGCCGAGGAGATCGGCCGCCAGCCCGTCCTCCTCGGGCGTTCGATGGAGAAATACTCCGGGACGGCCGAGCGCATCGGTGCGGCGAGCTTCCCGGACGACCTCGGGATGTACGGGCATCGCAAGTCCGTCGACCGCGCGTTCAACCGAATTATGGACGAGGGCAAGGAGAACTTTCTCCCGGTCGTCACGGGCCACCAAGGCGAGCCGCGGGCGATGCTCACCCGGATGGGTCGCGGCGAGACGCCGTACGAACTCGACGACGGTGACAAGGTCATCTTCTCGGCGCGCGTGATTCCGGAGCCGACGAACGAAGGCCAGCGCTACCAGTCCGAGAAGCTGCTCGGGATGCAAGGGGCGCGGATCTACGACGACGTCCACGTCTCCGGCCACCTGCGACAGGAGGGTCACTACGAGATGCTGGACGCGCTGCAGCCCCAGCACGTCATCCCGGCCCACCAAGATATGCAGGGCTTCTCTGGCTACGTCGACCTCGCTTCGAAACAGGGCTACAAGTTGGGTCGTGATCTCCACGTCACCTCGAACGGGAACATCCTCCAGTTGGTCTAA
- a CDS encoding MFS transporter translates to MMNDELQFSSLYLTRFAGSFGFMTVLTLLPDYIDALGATGVTIGLFITALELARTVGIVPLGWAGDRYSKRLLLVGSLLVSALAYLAFARVTTIPGFLVARFLQGLGLTGTGLLSLALVGELAPNDGRANLIGKYNAFRMAAGIAGTIGAGILFALTGFDILFGLLAILLIIAAGSVWLFVDGDETTVTGFAFTDLAVNRRIVTLTSFRAQYAVAVSLVRNWVPIFVGVSAAQGGLASGTVVVGAVLAAEKLTNMLCQPITGRFSDRQGRALFVFLGGGAYGLIALAFPFAPSFDGLLTLSVPMAGEITSAVVVALVLNGLLGIADAFREPASMALFADEGKGEGITSSFGIRSLVWKPGSVLAPLAGGWVMGQFGIQWVFFVGGLAALSGVATFLGILSWNHGSRALHRW, encoded by the coding sequence CTGATGAACGACGAGTTGCAGTTTTCCTCGCTCTATCTCACCCGATTCGCGGGGAGCTTCGGGTTCATGACGGTATTGACGCTCCTCCCGGACTACATCGATGCACTCGGAGCGACCGGTGTGACGATCGGTCTCTTCATCACCGCCCTCGAACTCGCCCGCACGGTCGGTATCGTCCCGCTCGGGTGGGCCGGGGATCGATACAGCAAGCGGCTGCTCCTCGTCGGATCGTTGCTCGTGAGTGCGCTGGCGTATCTGGCCTTCGCTCGCGTCACGACGATTCCCGGATTTCTCGTCGCACGATTCCTCCAGGGACTCGGACTCACCGGCACGGGCCTGTTGAGCCTCGCCCTGGTTGGCGAACTCGCACCGAACGACGGCCGCGCCAATCTCATCGGCAAGTACAACGCCTTTCGGATGGCCGCCGGTATCGCGGGGACGATAGGCGCTGGCATCCTCTTCGCGCTCACCGGGTTCGATATCCTGTTTGGGCTGCTGGCGATCCTTCTGATCATCGCCGCCGGAAGCGTCTGGTTGTTCGTCGACGGCGACGAAACCACTGTCACGGGCTTCGCGTTCACCGATCTCGCGGTGAATCGCCGGATCGTGACACTCACCAGCTTTCGCGCTCAGTACGCCGTGGCCGTGTCGCTCGTTCGGAATTGGGTGCCGATCTTCGTCGGTGTGTCGGCGGCCCAAGGCGGGCTGGCGTCCGGCACTGTCGTTGTCGGCGCAGTCCTTGCAGCGGAGAAGTTGACGAATATGCTCTGTCAGCCCATTACGGGACGTTTCTCGGATCGACAGGGTCGGGCGCTGTTCGTCTTCCTCGGCGGTGGCGCGTACGGATTGATCGCGCTCGCGTTTCCGTTCGCTCCGTCGTTCGATGGACTGCTCACGCTCTCCGTTCCGATGGCTGGAGAGATCACCAGCGCCGTCGTCGTGGCCCTCGTTCTCAACGGGCTTCTCGGAATCGCGGACGCGTTTCGGGAACCGGCGAGCATGGCGCTGTTCGCGGACGAGGGGAAAGGCGAGGGCATCACGAGTAGCTTCGGGATCCGATCACTCGTCTGGAAACCGGGGAGCGTCCTCGCTCCGTTAGCCGGTGGCTGGGTGATGGGACAGTTCGGCATCCAGTGGGTGTTCTTTGTGGGTGGACTCGCCGCGCTGTCGGGCGTCGCGACGTTTCTCGGCATTCTGTCGTGGAATCACGGGTCGCGTGCACTCCATCGGTGGTAG
- a CDS encoding FAD-dependent oxidoreductase → MAGKYDLVIVGGGISGASLLYTTAKFTNIDSIALIEKESEIAAINSHHTNNSQTLHFGDIETNYTLEKAKEVKEGAELLAGYLEAHDPDDEMHARRSKMVLAVGDEEVSELERRYDEEGFGDLFPKLRPIEREEIAKIEPNVVEGRDPEVDLLALQTPDGYVVDYGRTTKSFVDRASEESHVDIYTGTEVTDVTPTLDGYTIDTTDGRFDCEAAVVAAGSHSLQIAKELGYGQDKVLLPVAGSFFLADDLLNGKVYTLQMKKLPFAAVHGDADVHDPSVTRFGPTAKLVPTLERGRFSTVSDFLDVFGLNAAAALSYANVLSDRVLLPYVLRNLVYDLPEVGPRQFLPHVQKVVPNVDLEDLERATGYGGVRPQIVDTSQKSLDMGEAKIVGDDIIFNITPSPGASTCLKNAMRDTRTLLEFLDGDYAFDETAFRADTIDNFPRGDAADSLAGDDIVDGVPAMDD, encoded by the coding sequence ATGGCAGGGAAATACGATCTGGTCATCGTCGGCGGTGGAATCAGTGGCGCGTCGCTGTTGTACACGACCGCGAAGTTCACGAATATCGACTCGATCGCGTTGATCGAGAAGGAGTCGGAGATCGCGGCGATCAACTCCCACCACACGAACAACTCCCAGACGCTCCATTTCGGCGATATCGAGACCAACTACACGCTCGAGAAGGCGAAAGAAGTGAAAGAGGGGGCGGAGCTGCTCGCGGGCTACCTGGAGGCCCACGACCCCGATGACGAGATGCACGCCCGGCGGAGCAAGATGGTCCTCGCGGTCGGCGACGAAGAGGTGTCGGAACTCGAACGGCGGTACGACGAGGAGGGGTTCGGCGACCTCTTTCCCAAACTGCGACCGATCGAACGCGAGGAGATCGCGAAGATCGAACCGAACGTCGTCGAGGGGCGCGATCCAGAGGTCGATCTCCTAGCACTCCAGACGCCGGACGGCTACGTCGTCGACTACGGCCGGACCACGAAATCGTTCGTCGACCGTGCCTCCGAAGAATCCCACGTCGACATCTACACCGGCACCGAAGTCACGGACGTGACGCCGACGCTCGATGGCTACACCATCGACACGACGGACGGCCGTTTCGACTGTGAGGCGGCCGTCGTCGCCGCCGGTTCCCACAGCCTCCAGATCGCGAAAGAGCTCGGCTACGGACAGGACAAGGTGTTGCTCCCCGTTGCTGGGAGCTTCTTCCTCGCCGACGACCTCCTGAACGGGAAGGTGTACACCCTGCAGATGAAGAAATTGCCCTTCGCCGCAGTTCACGGCGACGCCGATGTCCACGATCCGAGCGTGACGCGGTTCGGCCCGACCGCGAAGCTCGTTCCGACGCTCGAACGCGGTCGGTTCTCGACGGTGTCGGACTTCCTCGACGTGTTCGGACTGAACGCGGCGGCGGCGCTCAGCTACGCCAACGTCCTCTCTGATCGAGTACTCCTCCCCTATGTCCTGCGAAATCTCGTGTACGACCTTCCGGAGGTCGGGCCGCGTCAGTTCCTCCCGCACGTCCAGAAGGTCGTGCCGAACGTCGACCTCGAGGATCTCGAACGGGCGACCGGATACGGCGGCGTCCGACCACAGATCGTCGACACGAGCCAGAAATCCCTCGACATGGGCGAGGCGAAGATCGTCGGCGACGACATCATCTTCAACATCACACCGTCGCCGGGTGCCTCGACCTGTCTCAAAAATGCCATGCGAGACACGCGGACGCTACTCGAGTTCCTCGACGGCGACTACGCGTTCGACGAGACGGCCTTCCGTGCCGATACGATCGACAACTTCCCACGCGGTGACGCTGCTGACAGCCTCGCCGGGGACGACATTGTGGACGGAGTCCCTGCGATGGACGATTGA